In a single window of the Aridibaculum aurantiacum genome:
- a CDS encoding purine-nucleoside phosphorylase: MENYLQKIHDTAQYLIKNGILSPSTGIVLGTGLGQLLQHIEVEKTIPYHEIPHFPIATVEFHKGQLVYGKIGDVTVLAMQGRFHYYEGYSMQQITFPIRVMKELGIKQLLLSNAAGGINSAYKKGDLVLLDDHINLQPENPLRGLTDPAFGSRFPDMSQPYSPVLAKAFKNKAAELGLHLHEGVYASVIGPNLETRAEYRYLRNIGADLVGMSTVPEVIVANQAGIPCAAVSVITDECDPDNLKPVDIAEIIEVAGKADAKLSQLFAEVVKSIHGVSNLKS, translated from the coding sequence ATGGAAAATTACCTGCAGAAGATACACGATACAGCTCAATACCTTATAAAAAATGGAATTTTATCGCCCTCTACAGGTATTGTATTAGGAACAGGCTTGGGACAATTACTGCAACATATAGAAGTTGAAAAAACTATTCCCTACCACGAGATACCTCATTTTCCTATTGCCACTGTAGAGTTTCATAAAGGGCAGCTGGTTTATGGCAAAATAGGTGACGTAACAGTGCTTGCTATGCAAGGGCGCTTTCACTACTACGAAGGCTACAGCATGCAGCAGATCACATTTCCCATAAGGGTGATGAAGGAGCTTGGAATAAAACAGCTGCTGCTTAGCAATGCTGCAGGAGGTATAAATAGTGCTTACAAAAAAGGTGACCTGGTACTGCTGGATGACCATATAAATCTTCAACCGGAGAACCCGCTGCGTGGTCTTACAGATCCTGCCTTTGGTTCACGTTTTCCTGATATGAGCCAGCCTTATTCACCTGTCCTTGCTAAGGCTTTTAAAAACAAAGCAGCTGAATTAGGTCTTCATCTTCATGAAGGAGTATATGCTTCTGTTATAGGTCCAAACCTGGAAACACGAGCAGAATATCGCTACCTCAGGAACATAGGTGCTGACCTGGTAGGCATGAGTACAGTTCCTGAAGTGATAGTGGCTAACCAGGCAGGTATTCCTTGTGCGGCTGTTTCAGTTATTACTGATGAATGTGATCCTGATAACCTGAAGCCGGTGGATATAGCTGAGATAATAGAAGTAGCAGGAAAGGCAGATGCTAAACTGAGCCAACTATTTGCTGAAGTCGTTAAAAGTATTCACGGAGTTTCAAATCTGAAATCTTAA
- a CDS encoding arsenosugar biosynthesis-associated peroxidase-like protein → MSNHYYNATDLGKFGNITDFQKEAGEKFFAWYGEVFKDSALSAREKSLIALAVAHAVQCPYCIDAYSSDAYEKGYSEEQMMEAVHVAAAIRGGASLVHGVQMMNKVKEIAM, encoded by the coding sequence ATGAGTAACCACTACTACAACGCCACAGACCTGGGCAAGTTTGGAAACATCACAGACTTTCAAAAAGAGGCAGGAGAAAAATTCTTTGCATGGTATGGAGAAGTATTTAAAGACAGTGCACTTTCAGCAAGAGAGAAATCATTGATAGCATTGGCAGTGGCTCATGCCGTACAGTGTCCGTATTGTATAGATGCCTACAGCAGCGATGCCTACGAGAAAGGTTATAGTGAAGAGCAAATGATGGAAGCCGTACACGTAGCAGCCGCCATTCGTGGAGGCGCATCATTGGTACACGGTGTACAAATGATGAACAAGGTGAAAGAAATAGCGATGTAA
- the arsS gene encoding arsenosugar biosynthesis radical SAM (seleno)protein ArsS (Some members of this family are selenoproteins.) yields MKSLKAQGSNLADALTQVDILEHGYGDSFKLVPFQEKLQNVGLLPLRPTNINIFQVNVGKMCNQVCKHCHVDAGPDRKEIMTIETMQQCLDVLAANPQLNVVDLTGGAPEMNPNFRWFVQEIRKLDRHVIVRCNLTIILANKKYHDLPQFYKEHKIEVVSSLPFYTQDRTDRQRGNGVFEDSIKGLQMLNEVGYGIEGTGLTLNLVYNPAGAFLPPSQTALEAEYKQALMERYNIRFNQLFVITNMPISRYLDYLLQTGNYDKYMEKLTNAFNPAAAANVMCRSTLSIGWDGYIYDCDFNQMLEMKVDASSRHISAFDLAALQQRPIVINQHCFGCTAGSGSSCGGAVT; encoded by the coding sequence ATGAAGTCATTAAAAGCACAGGGAAGTAATTTAGCAGATGCACTTACACAGGTAGATATACTGGAGCATGGCTATGGCGATTCTTTCAAGCTGGTCCCTTTCCAGGAGAAGCTGCAGAACGTTGGCTTGTTGCCTTTGCGCCCAACCAACATTAATATCTTCCAGGTGAACGTTGGTAAGATGTGTAACCAGGTGTGTAAGCATTGCCATGTAGATGCTGGTCCTGATCGTAAAGAGATAATGACCATTGAAACCATGCAGCAATGCCTGGATGTGCTGGCCGCAAACCCGCAACTAAATGTAGTAGATCTTACAGGTGGTGCGCCTGAAATGAACCCCAACTTCAGGTGGTTTGTGCAGGAAATAAGAAAGCTGGACAGGCACGTGATCGTTCGCTGCAATCTTACCATCATTCTTGCCAATAAAAAATACCACGATCTGCCGCAGTTCTACAAAGAGCATAAGATAGAGGTGGTTTCATCGTTACCTTTTTATACGCAAGACCGAACCGACAGGCAGCGCGGCAACGGTGTGTTTGAAGACAGCATCAAAGGCCTGCAAATGCTGAACGAAGTTGGTTATGGTATAGAAGGAACAGGATTAACGCTGAACCTTGTGTACAATCCTGCCGGCGCTTTTCTTCCTCCATCGCAAACTGCATTGGAAGCTGAGTATAAGCAGGCGCTGATGGAGCGATACAACATCCGATTCAACCAGCTTTTTGTGATAACAAATATGCCCATCAGCCGATACCTTGACTACCTGCTGCAAACGGGTAACTATGATAAGTACATGGAAAAGCTCACGAATGCTTTCAACCCTGCAGCGGCAGCAAACGTGATGTGTCGTAGTACGCTGTCAATCGGTTGGGATGGCTATATCTATGACTGCGATTTCAACCAGATGCTGGAAATGAAAGTTGATGCATCCTCACGGCATATTTCTGCATTTGACCTGGCAGCACTTCAACAGCGCCCAATCGTTATCAATCAACACTGCTTTGGATGCACTGCCGGATCGGGTAGTAGCTGTGGTGGAGCCGTAACTTAA
- a CDS encoding TIGR04282 family arsenosugar biosynthesis glycosyltransferase: MESAITKALIIFVRNTEKGKVKTRIAKDLGDDKTLEVYKYLLQYTADIANTVNCHRFVFYSDYVHISDLFDDKCFTKFVQEGNDLGERMHNALEKVFSLGHKEVCIIGSDCYQLQPDHIDEAFAELESHDVVVGPTTDGGYYLLGMKQANLRLFQQKDWGTSTVFDDTVADLTQLQLKYKELEQLDDVDTMDDLLATDILANLSSD, encoded by the coding sequence ATGGAATCTGCCATCACAAAAGCGCTCATCATATTTGTTAGGAATACGGAAAAAGGAAAAGTAAAGACACGTATAGCCAAAGATCTTGGAGATGACAAGACACTGGAAGTATACAAGTATCTTCTCCAGTATACTGCTGATATTGCCAATACGGTCAACTGCCACCGCTTTGTTTTCTACTCAGATTATGTGCACATCAGCGACCTGTTTGACGACAAGTGTTTTACCAAGTTTGTGCAGGAAGGAAATGATCTTGGCGAGCGTATGCATAATGCATTAGAGAAAGTTTTTTCACTGGGTCATAAAGAAGTTTGCATTATCGGCAGTGATTGCTATCAACTGCAGCCAGATCATATAGATGAAGCTTTTGCAGAACTGGAGAGCCACGATGTGGTTGTAGGTCCAACTACAGATGGGGGTTATTATCTACTGGGGATGAAACAGGCAAACCTCAGGTTGTTTCAGCAAAAGGATTGGGGCACTTCTACTGTATTTGACGATACAGTGGCCGACCTTACGCAGCTACAGTTGAAGTACAAAGAATTGGAACAACTGGACGATGTGGATACCATGGATGATTTATTAGCTACAGATATTCTGGCTAATCTATCTTCAGATTAA
- a CDS encoding 1-acyl-sn-glycerol-3-phosphate acyltransferase: protein MMWLFCNRVSFNKKELLDVKGPLLITANHPDSFFDALVLVVQFKQQVHFLARGDVFIKKRVAAVLRWLGLIPIYRITEGAQNLHLNEETFETCRQLFREGGIVLIFIEGLCENNWVLRPFKKGAARLATSSWAGDGMENELQVMPLGISYNHYRGFGKNIIVEMTDPVRKEQLQLEGEGATAVNMFNIHMRNMISQLMVRLDTAVKQKKINAAFAQATSTVAVKEALYADRPRKVKAGSLLWFIPAALGAFVHAPLYIPLSQLVKKKTKGTVFYDSVLFASLLVCYPLYLLLLFLLLWHYAGGLVALLATLAAPLLARAAVVYRAQHTTSL from the coding sequence ATGATGTGGTTGTTCTGCAACCGCGTTTCCTTCAATAAAAAAGAGCTGCTGGATGTAAAAGGTCCTTTGCTTATAACCGCCAATCATCCGGACTCTTTTTTTGATGCACTAGTGCTGGTGGTACAGTTTAAACAGCAGGTGCACTTCCTGGCGCGGGGCGATGTTTTTATAAAGAAAAGAGTTGCCGCTGTGCTTCGTTGGTTGGGCCTCATCCCCATTTACAGGATAACAGAAGGAGCACAAAACCTTCACCTGAATGAAGAAACCTTTGAAACCTGCAGGCAGTTGTTTCGAGAAGGAGGTATTGTGCTGATTTTCATAGAAGGTCTGTGCGAGAACAATTGGGTCTTGCGTCCTTTTAAAAAAGGAGCGGCAAGACTGGCTACCAGTAGCTGGGCCGGCGACGGAATGGAAAATGAACTGCAGGTGATGCCATTAGGCATATCGTATAACCACTACCGCGGCTTTGGAAAAAACATAATTGTGGAGATGACAGACCCTGTGAGGAAGGAGCAGCTTCAATTGGAAGGTGAGGGAGCTACAGCGGTCAATATGTTCAATATCCACATGAGAAATATGATCAGCCAGTTGATGGTAAGATTGGATACTGCGGTGAAACAGAAAAAGATAAATGCAGCCTTTGCTCAGGCCACTTCTACTGTAGCAGTAAAAGAAGCCTTATATGCTGATCGTCCAAGAAAAGTGAAAGCTGGTTCTTTATTATGGTTTATCCCGGCAGCTCTTGGGGCTTTTGTTCATGCGCCACTTTATATTCCACTAAGTCAATTGGTAAAGAAGAAAACAAAAGGAACTGTTTTCTATGATTCAGTATTGTTCGCCTCACTATTAGTTTGCTACCCGCTATACCTGTTACTATTGTTCCTGCTCTTGTGGCATTATGCTGGAGGATTGGTTGCTTTACTGGCTACACTGGCAGCACCTCTACTGGCACGAGCTGCAGTTGTATATCGTGCGCAGCATACTACTTCACTTTAG
- a CDS encoding VOC family protein: MKSLVTGIQQVGIGVVNAQEAKHYYKDLFGMDVLVFEDKAEASLMTRYTGNEVHSREAILTLNMQGGGGFELWQFQSRQPAFPFTQPTYGDIGIYGVKMRSCDIDSLAENFPSYAPVTVSPHGQRSSWMKDINGNNFQVVEYHQKFKTTRHCVGGVLGVVIGVSDMERSVAFYKDLLDLQEVVFDVTGTFDDIPTISNEQYRRVLLHKTFTPCGAFSKLLGDVEIELVQCLDREPSKIYANRYWGDCGFIHVCFDVTDMDALKQKATASAQPFTVDSADSFSMGTSAGRFAYIEDPDGTLIELVETHKVPILKKLNWYFDLKKRKKNTPLPDWMIGMMSLSKVK, encoded by the coding sequence ATGAAATCGTTAGTAACCGGCATACAACAGGTAGGCATTGGCGTTGTGAACGCGCAGGAAGCAAAGCATTATTACAAAGACCTTTTTGGTATGGATGTGCTGGTGTTTGAGGACAAAGCAGAAGCAAGCCTCATGACACGCTACACCGGCAACGAGGTACATTCACGCGAAGCCATTCTTACACTGAATATGCAGGGTGGTGGTGGTTTTGAACTTTGGCAATTCCAAAGCAGGCAACCTGCTTTTCCATTTACTCAACCTACCTATGGAGATATTGGCATTTACGGAGTAAAAATGCGCTCCTGCGATATAGATAGTCTTGCAGAAAATTTCCCTTCCTATGCACCCGTCACTGTGTCTCCGCATGGCCAAAGGTCATCGTGGATGAAAGATATCAACGGCAACAACTTCCAGGTAGTAGAGTATCACCAGAAGTTTAAAACTACGCGCCACTGTGTTGGTGGTGTACTGGGTGTGGTGATAGGCGTAAGTGATATGGAGCGTTCGGTTGCTTTTTACAAAGACCTGCTTGACCTGCAGGAAGTGGTATTTGATGTTACCGGGACTTTTGATGATATTCCTACCATTAGTAACGAGCAGTACAGGCGTGTGCTGTTGCATAAAACTTTTACACCCTGCGGTGCCTTTTCCAAATTACTGGGCGATGTAGAAATAGAACTGGTTCAGTGCCTGGACAGGGAGCCATCTAAGATCTATGCTAACCGCTACTGGGGCGACTGTGGCTTTATACATGTATGCTTCGATGTAACAGATATGGATGCGCTAAAGCAAAAAGCTACTGCATCTGCCCAACCGTTTACTGTAGATAGTGCCGATAGCTTTAGCATGGGAACTTCTGCCGGCAGGTTTGCTTATATAGAAGATCCGGATGGTACATTGATAGAGTTGGTGGAAACACATAAGGTGCCCATCTTGAAAAAACTCAACTGGTACTTTGACCTGAAGAAAAGAAAAAAGAACACCCCACTGCCTGATTGGATGATTGGCATGATGAGCTTGTCTAAAGTGAAGTAG
- a CDS encoding TIGR04283 family arsenosugar biosynthesis glycosyltransferase, whose amino-acid sequence MNIAVIIPTYNEAGSIGNLVTSLLKNKREASMRIIVSDGGSTDDTLQEAKDTGADLAVVSPQRSRAAQMNYAASLCPEEILYFVHADVKIHPDYITDIAAALKEGYDMGCYRYKFDSDHPLLKVNSFFTRFPFIWCRGGDQTLFVKRQVFENLDGYRSMRIMEEYDFIKRAKEAGYRFKIIPKDILVSARKYETNSYFKVLYANYRVMKMWKSGKASDEEMAMTYKRLLNYR is encoded by the coding sequence ATGAACATAGCTGTTATCATTCCTACTTACAACGAAGCAGGCTCCATTGGCAACCTGGTCACGTCGTTGCTGAAGAATAAGCGAGAAGCTTCCATGCGAATAATTGTAAGTGATGGTGGAAGTACTGATGATACACTGCAGGAAGCTAAGGACACCGGAGCCGATCTTGCTGTTGTATCTCCACAACGCTCACGTGCTGCGCAAATGAATTATGCTGCTTCCCTGTGCCCTGAAGAGATCTTATATTTTGTTCATGCTGATGTAAAGATCCACCCTGATTATATAACAGACATAGCCGCGGCTTTGAAAGAAGGGTATGATATGGGTTGTTATCGGTATAAGTTCGACAGCGATCACCCGCTGCTAAAGGTGAATAGCTTTTTTACCAGGTTTCCATTTATATGGTGTAGGGGCGGCGATCAAACCTTGTTTGTAAAGCGACAGGTTTTTGAAAATCTGGATGGCTACAGGAGTATGCGGATCATGGAAGAATATGATTTTATTAAGCGTGCTAAAGAAGCAGGATACCGTTTCAAAATAATTCCAAAAGATATATTGGTAAGTGCACGTAAATATGAAACCAATAGCTACTTCAAAGTGTTATATGCTAATTACAGGGTAATGAAGATGTGGAAGAGTGGCAAAGCATCAGATGAAGAAATGGCCATGACTTACAAGAGGCTCCTTAATTACAGGTAA
- a CDS encoding GNAT family N-acetyltransferase — protein sequence MENDVLLRQWRKEDCNALAAIANNKKIWLNVRDRFPHPYTIKDALEWIDHTNQQQPLQNLAIIYKSQLAGSIGVTVRDDVYRKSIEIGYFIGEPFWGKGIATIAVAQMLQYIKQRFDVVRVYAEVFETNHASMKVLEKNGFKHEGIRKKAVIKNNVLMDDHVWVKFI from the coding sequence ATGGAAAATGATGTGCTGCTGCGGCAGTGGCGAAAAGAAGATTGTAATGCACTGGCAGCTATTGCTAATAATAAAAAGATATGGCTAAACGTGCGTGACCGGTTTCCACATCCGTATACCATTAAAGATGCCTTGGAGTGGATAGATCACACCAACCAGCAGCAGCCGCTGCAAAACCTGGCCATCATTTACAAGTCCCAACTAGCCGGAAGTATAGGCGTTACAGTTCGCGATGATGTCTATAGAAAAAGTATAGAGATCGGTTATTTCATCGGTGAACCATTTTGGGGAAAAGGAATAGCTACCATTGCCGTAGCACAAATGCTGCAATACATAAAGCAGCGTTTTGATGTAGTGCGCGTATATGCTGAAGTTTTCGAAACCAATCATGCATCCATGAAAGTATTGGAGAAGAACGGCTTCAAGCACGAAGGCATCAGGAAAAAAGCGGTCATCAAAAACAACGTGTTGATGGATGACCACGTATGGGTAAAATTCATATAA